A genomic window from Prunus persica cultivar Lovell chromosome G2, Prunus_persica_NCBIv2, whole genome shotgun sequence includes:
- the LOC109947252 gene encoding uncharacterized protein LOC109947252, giving the protein MNPLKCVFVVTSGKFLGFIVKHRGIEVDQTKIKAIRDMPEPRNLRELKSLQGRLAFIRRSISNLAGRCQPFCRLMKKDVPFVWDEACHNAFESIKKYLSSSPLLGAPIPGKQLKLYIAAQERSIGALLEQENESHKDQVLYYLSRTLTAKAVKGQAVADFLADYPIRTDWEISNDLPDEQVFFADVSPAWKMFFDGSARKDGAGAGIVFVSPERHVLPYSFSLSELCSNNVAEYQALIMGLYMAVEMKISSLEVYGDSMLVINQLLTHYEVRKDDLIPYHQLAMQLLERFDFVMLEHVPRKDNQMADALANLAATLALTKDEAINLPVCQRWVVPLTLGTSQEGVNVISVLSIDVDDWRQPLIDYLEHGKLPDDSRHRSEVRCRAPRFIYYKKILYRRSFEGVFLRCLDKEDAFKAMDEAYSGICGAHQSGLKLHFQIKRIGYYWLTMVKDCMDYVQKCQACQFHANFIHQPPEPLHPSITSWPFNAWGLDVVGPIAPKSSDGHSYILAATDYFSKWSEAMPLKEVKKENIVSYIKVNIINRYGVPRYIIIDNGKPFSNRLMDKLCEDSGFKQRNSSMYNAPANGLA; this is encoded by the exons ATGAACCCTTTGAAGTGTGTTTTCGTCGTCACGTCAGGTAAATTCCTTGGTTTCATCGTTAAACATCGAGGCATCGAAGTAGATCAGACTAAGATTAAAGCCATTCGAGATATGCCCGAGCCAAGAAATTTACGTGAGTTGAAAAGTTTACAAGGACGCCTCGCGTTTATTCGGCGATCCATCTCAAATTTAGCAGGGAGGTGTCAGCCATTCTGTCGCCTTATGAAAAAGGATGTTCCATTTGTTTGGGATGAAGCTTGTCACAATGCCTTTGAAAGCATAAAGAAGTACCTATCGAGTTCACCACTGTTAGGAGCTCCTATTCCAGGCAAACAACTCAAATTGTACATTGCGGCTCAAGAAAGGTCAATTGGAGCCCTTTTAGAGCAAGAGAATGAGTCACACAAAGACCAAGTACTCTACTATCTAAGTCGAACGCTTACTG CAAAGGCGGTTAAGGGGCAAGCTGTTGCAGACTTCCTAGCCGATTATCCAATTCGAACAGACTGGGAAATTTCGAATGACTTACCTGACGAACAAGTCTTCTTCGCTGACGTTTCTCCTGCTTGGAAGATGTTCTTTGATGGATCGGCTCGTAAAGATGGGGCGGGGGCTGGCATAGTCTTCGTATCACCCGAGAGACATGTATTGCCCTATTCATTCTCCTTAAGTGAACTTTGCTCGAACAACGTTGCAGAATACCAAGCTTTGATCATGGGCTTATATATGGCCGTGGAGATGAAGATATCGAGCTTAGAAGTATATGGTGACTCCATGTTAGTGATCAACCAACTGTTGACTCACTACGAAGTTAGAAAGGATGATCTAATTCCATACCACCAATTAGCCATGCAATTACTAGAAAGGTTTGACTTCGTGATGCTGGAGCACGTGCCAAGAAAAGATAACCAAATGGCAGATGCCTTAGCCAACCTTGCCGCTACATTGGCATTGACAAAAGATGAAGCAATAAATCTTCCAGTTTGCCAACGTTGGGTCGTTCCATTAACGCTTGGGACATCGCAAGAAGGAGTCAACGTTATCTCGGTACTGTCCATTGACGTTGACGACTGGAGACAACCTTTAATTGATTATCTTGAGCATGGAAAACTGCCAGATGATTCAAGACATCGATCGGAGGTACGATGTCGGGCACCTCGATTCatttattacaaaaaaattctctACCGTCGTTCATTTGAAGGCGTATTTCTAAGATGCTTGGACAAAGAAGATGCATTCAAAGCAATGGATGAGGCTTACTCAGGAATTTGTGGAGCACATCAATCAGGGCTAAAACTacatttccaaataaaaaggaTAGGCTACTATTGGCTGACTATGGTCAAGGATTGCATGGATTATGTGCAGAAATGCCAAGCATGTCAATTCCATGCCAACTTTATCCACCAACCGCCAGAGCCGCTACATCCTTCGATTACTTCATGGCCATTTAATGCGTGGGGTCTTGATGTGGTGGGACCAATAGCACCTAAATCTTCCGACGGTCATTCTTACATCCTTGCAGCCACAGACTACTTCTCAAAATGGTCGGAAGCTATGCCTCTAAAGGaagtgaagaaagaaaatatagtGAGCTATATCAAGGTAAACATCATTAATCGGTATGGTGTACCACGCTACATCATCATAGATAATGGAAAGCCATTCTCGAATCGGTTGATGGATAAATTGTGTGAAGACTCTGGTTTCAAACAACGCAACTCTTCAATGTACAATGCCCCAGCCAACGGTCTTGCATAA